One part of the Neodiprion virginianus isolate iyNeoVirg1 chromosome 3, iyNeoVirg1.1, whole genome shotgun sequence genome encodes these proteins:
- the LOC124299967 gene encoding fatty acid synthase-like isoform X1 encodes MRSNMPKKMENEQGDAVVISGIAGRFPKSNNLTQFRENLMNKVDLINDDDRRWNTDHPDIPRRAGKINNIEKFDARFFGVHFKEAHSMDPMARMLLEHTYEAIIDAGVHPGKLRGTNTGVFIGSCYSDTEITWVYSDSPVNGLGLLGCSRSMMANRISLWFGFKGPSYAVDSACSSSLFALDHAYKAIRTGQCDAAIVGGCHLCLHPFVTQQYFLLGTLSPDGRCKVFDAEGNGYCRSEAVSTIYLQKSKDAKRIYAQVVHVKTNCDGYKEEGITYPSIKMQRILLEQCYEECKVSPSDLAFLEAHGTGTKVGDPVEVSAVEKVFCPGRNTPLRIGSVKSNLGHSEPDSGLCSIAKVCRSQRFSY; translated from the exons ATGCGCAGTAATATGccaaagaaaatggaaaacgaGCAAGGTGACGCGGTGGTGATATCGGGAATTGCTGGCAGATTTCCAAAGTCTAATAATTTAACGCAATTTCGAGAAAATCTTATGAACAAGGTGGACCTTATCAACGATGATGATCGCCGTTGGAATACAG ATCATCCAGATATCCCACGACGAGCTGGGAAGAtaaacaatattgaaaaatttgatgctcGATTCTTCGGCGTACACTTTAAAGAAGCCCATTCTATGGATCCTATGGCGAGAATGTTATTGGAACATACTTACGAAGCTATTATTGATGCTGGCGTTCATCCTGGGAAACTTCGTGGCACTAACACCGGAGTTTTCATTGGTAGCTGCTACAGTGATACAGAGATAACATGGGTCTACTCGGATTCACCG GTAAATGGGTTAGGTCTACTGGGTTGCAGTCGCTCCATGATGGCCAATCGGATCTCTCTTTGGTTTGGATTTAAAGGACCTAGCTATGCCGTAGACAGTGCGTGCAGTTCTAGTCTTTTCGCTTTAGACCATGCGTATAAAGCAATTAGAACTGGACAATGTGATGCTGCGATCGTTGGAGGATGTCATTTGTGTCTTCATCCATTTGTGACTCAACAGTATTTTCTTCTTG GAACGCTTTCCCCTGATGGAAGGTGCAAAGTATTCGACGCCGAGGGAAACGGATACTGTCGTAGTGAAGCGGTGTCCACGATTTATCTTCAGAAATCGAAGGATGCCAAACGTATCTACGCGCAGGTTGTTCACGTAAAAACAAATTGCGACGGTTACAAGGAAGAGGGCATTACCTATCCGTCGATTAAAATGCAACGTATCTTATTGGAACAATGTTACGAAGAGTGCAAAGTTTCGCCATCTGATCTGGCTTTCTTAGAGGCACATGGTACTGGAACCAAAGTAGGTGATCCTGTGGAAGTTAGTGCAGTAGAGAAGGTATTCTGCCCAGGACGAAACACCCCGCTTAGAATTGGCTCAGTTAAATCAAACTTGGGTCATTCAGAACCAGACAGTGGTCTTTGTTCCATCGCTAAGGTATGTCGTAGTCAGAGATTCTCCTACTAG
- the LOC124299967 gene encoding fatty acid synthase-like isoform X2 yields MNTVPSPYPVYHPDIPRRAGKINNIEKFDARFFGVHFKEAHSMDPMARMLLEHTYEAIIDAGVHPGKLRGTNTGVFIGSCYSDTEITWVYSDSPVNGLGLLGCSRSMMANRISLWFGFKGPSYAVDSACSSSLFALDHAYKAIRTGQCDAAIVGGCHLCLHPFVTQQYFLLGTLSPDGRCKVFDAEGNGYCRSEAVSTIYLQKSKDAKRIYAQVVHVKTNCDGYKEEGITYPSIKMQRILLEQCYEECKVSPSDLAFLEAHGTGTKVGDPVEVSAVEKVFCPGRNTPLRIGSVKSNLGHSEPDSGLCSIAKVCRSQRFSY; encoded by the exons ATGAACACTGTACCCAGCCCATACCCAGTCT ATCATCCAGATATCCCACGACGAGCTGGGAAGAtaaacaatattgaaaaatttgatgctcGATTCTTCGGCGTACACTTTAAAGAAGCCCATTCTATGGATCCTATGGCGAGAATGTTATTGGAACATACTTACGAAGCTATTATTGATGCTGGCGTTCATCCTGGGAAACTTCGTGGCACTAACACCGGAGTTTTCATTGGTAGCTGCTACAGTGATACAGAGATAACATGGGTCTACTCGGATTCACCG GTAAATGGGTTAGGTCTACTGGGTTGCAGTCGCTCCATGATGGCCAATCGGATCTCTCTTTGGTTTGGATTTAAAGGACCTAGCTATGCCGTAGACAGTGCGTGCAGTTCTAGTCTTTTCGCTTTAGACCATGCGTATAAAGCAATTAGAACTGGACAATGTGATGCTGCGATCGTTGGAGGATGTCATTTGTGTCTTCATCCATTTGTGACTCAACAGTATTTTCTTCTTG GAACGCTTTCCCCTGATGGAAGGTGCAAAGTATTCGACGCCGAGGGAAACGGATACTGTCGTAGTGAAGCGGTGTCCACGATTTATCTTCAGAAATCGAAGGATGCCAAACGTATCTACGCGCAGGTTGTTCACGTAAAAACAAATTGCGACGGTTACAAGGAAGAGGGCATTACCTATCCGTCGATTAAAATGCAACGTATCTTATTGGAACAATGTTACGAAGAGTGCAAAGTTTCGCCATCTGATCTGGCTTTCTTAGAGGCACATGGTACTGGAACCAAAGTAGGTGATCCTGTGGAAGTTAGTGCAGTAGAGAAGGTATTCTGCCCAGGACGAAACACCCCGCTTAGAATTGGCTCAGTTAAATCAAACTTGGGTCATTCAGAACCAGACAGTGGTCTTTGTTCCATCGCTAAGGTATGTCGTAGTCAGAGATTCTCCTACTAG
- the LOC124299967 gene encoding fatty acid synthase-like isoform X3 — MDPMARMLLEHTYEAIIDAGVHPGKLRGTNTGVFIGSCYSDTEITWVYSDSPVNGLGLLGCSRSMMANRISLWFGFKGPSYAVDSACSSSLFALDHAYKAIRTGQCDAAIVGGCHLCLHPFVTQQYFLLGTLSPDGRCKVFDAEGNGYCRSEAVSTIYLQKSKDAKRIYAQVVHVKTNCDGYKEEGITYPSIKMQRILLEQCYEECKVSPSDLAFLEAHGTGTKVGDPVEVSAVEKVFCPGRNTPLRIGSVKSNLGHSEPDSGLCSIAKVCRSQRFSY; from the exons ATGGATCCTATGGCGAGAATGTTATTGGAACATACTTACGAAGCTATTATTGATGCTGGCGTTCATCCTGGGAAACTTCGTGGCACTAACACCGGAGTTTTCATTGGTAGCTGCTACAGTGATACAGAGATAACATGGGTCTACTCGGATTCACCG GTAAATGGGTTAGGTCTACTGGGTTGCAGTCGCTCCATGATGGCCAATCGGATCTCTCTTTGGTTTGGATTTAAAGGACCTAGCTATGCCGTAGACAGTGCGTGCAGTTCTAGTCTTTTCGCTTTAGACCATGCGTATAAAGCAATTAGAACTGGACAATGTGATGCTGCGATCGTTGGAGGATGTCATTTGTGTCTTCATCCATTTGTGACTCAACAGTATTTTCTTCTTG GAACGCTTTCCCCTGATGGAAGGTGCAAAGTATTCGACGCCGAGGGAAACGGATACTGTCGTAGTGAAGCGGTGTCCACGATTTATCTTCAGAAATCGAAGGATGCCAAACGTATCTACGCGCAGGTTGTTCACGTAAAAACAAATTGCGACGGTTACAAGGAAGAGGGCATTACCTATCCGTCGATTAAAATGCAACGTATCTTATTGGAACAATGTTACGAAGAGTGCAAAGTTTCGCCATCTGATCTGGCTTTCTTAGAGGCACATGGTACTGGAACCAAAGTAGGTGATCCTGTGGAAGTTAGTGCAGTAGAGAAGGTATTCTGCCCAGGACGAAACACCCCGCTTAGAATTGGCTCAGTTAAATCAAACTTGGGTCATTCAGAACCAGACAGTGGTCTTTGTTCCATCGCTAAGGTATGTCGTAGTCAGAGATTCTCCTACTAG